In Onychostoma macrolepis isolate SWU-2019 chromosome 14, ASM1243209v1, whole genome shotgun sequence, a single window of DNA contains:
- the LOC131553156 gene encoding E3 ubiquitin-protein ligase RNF128, which translates to MKANLKLRAIHGRSRIWLSVFVFQCCFQLSASLVYWTAYVEVRYFDRVSNETVGSMCECGVFGADSLFHSASGLLVLPNSDPLACSRNTTFTTKHQPWIALIKKGNCTYSQKIQAAQRQGASAVVIYQIDGAGNDTNLMAHPGMRVSRVIAIMVGNILGTEMANLVKNGSDVYVVIMLANPHGLWFSSTWAYALSFTFIGITAITMFYFAFIFLKRMYRNQQLQMQEREMKRENEKAIAKLEVRTLRTSDPEVESEDVSCVVCTDSFKHHEQVTVLPCRHLYHKKCIEPWLLEHPTCPMCKFHILKYKVSLAKPAEPCPFRNDGGSVLL; encoded by the exons ATGAAAGCCAACCTGAAGCTTAGAGCAATACATGGACGTTCACGTATCTGGCTGTCGGTGTTTGTTTTCCAGTGCTGCTTCCAACTAAGCGCTTCCTTGGTGTACTGGACTGCCTATGTTGAAGTCAGATACTTTGACAGAGTATCTAATGAAACAGTGGGCAGTATGTGTGAGTGTGGCGTGTTTGGAGCGGACTCACTCTTTCATTCAGCTTCTGGGCTTCTCGTGCTTCCAAATTCAGATCCTCTGGCGTGCTCGAGGAACACTACTTTCACCACCAAACACCAGCCATGGATTGCCCTGATAAAAAAAGGAAACTGTACATATTCACAGAAGATACAAGCTGCCCAGCGACAAGGAGCCTCAGCGGTGGTTATTTACCAAATAGATGGGGCGGGCAATGACACTAACCTGATGGCCCATCCAGGTATGAGAGTTTCTCGAGTCA TTGCCATCATGGTTGGCAATATTCTAGGCACAGAAATGGCTAACCTGGTGAAGAATGGCTCAGATGTGTATGTGGTGATCATGCTGGCCAATCCTCACGGCCTGTGGTTCAGCAGCACATGGGCATACGCGCTGTCCTTCACCTTCATCGGCATAACGGCCATCACCATGTTCTACTTCGCTTTCATCTTCCTCAAACGAATGTACAGAAACCAGCAGCTCCAGATGCAAGAG AGGGAGATgaagagagagaatgaaaagGCCATAGCAAAGTTAGAAGTGCGGACTCTGCGGACGAGCGACCCG gaggtGGAATCGGAGGACGTGAGCTGTGTTGTGTGCACCGACTCGTTCAAACATCATGAACAGGTCACCGTTTTACCCTGCAG ACATTTATACCATAAGAAGTGCATTGAGCCGTGGCTGCTGGAACACCCCACCTGCCCCATGTGTAAATTTCACATCCTCAAATACAAGGTGAGTTTGGCCAAACCTGCAGAGCCGTGTCCGTTCAGGAATGATGGAGG TTCTGTTCTTCTGTGA